CGGAGTTTCGTATTCTACGGGAATCAACTCGGTCTCCACTCCCTTAAGGGACAGCAAAGCCATTTCCGCGACCTCAGTCCCCTGCTGGTAGGCGTCGACCAGGTAACCGCCGACAATACCGTTCCCCAGTTGAAATGTCCAGGTACCGTAAACAGGAACCGCCGATGCTTCGGAAATGATGCGGACGTTTTCATCGAATTCAAAAAAGGTTCCCTCCGCATCTCTCGCGAAAACGGTCAGAATGACGACAGTTCCCTCCGGAAGTGCCGCTAGCTTTTCCCTGAGAGCTTTCATGGTAACGCTGTGAATGAGTTCGAGTGGAGTTTCATCGCTTTTTCTCCGGTTTATGATATTCCCGACCTCGCTGTTGATTTTCAAACCCGTCGCCGTATCATCGGAAATGATGAGAATTTTATCCACATCTTTATGAATCGTCTCGATAAGGCTGATGTTCCTAGCTATATCTGCCCGCTCATTGACTCCCGTTACATTCTTCATTCCCGCCAGATCATTGACGTTCAGATAATTATATCCGCAGAAGAAGAAAGGGACGCCTGGAAAAACGGCCGCGCCTTTCTCCCGGAAATAGTTAAAGGCGTTATTATCAGAAGCGATGACGGCATCGTAGGAGTAGGAACTGTGCTTGAGTGCGATAAGATCTGTAAGGTGATTGAAGTACTGATCGTCGAAAAATCGCTTTGTGTCGAGGTATTCCACATGAAGGTCGATATTCTCATCCCGGAAAGTATCTTCTATTCCCCTGGTTATATCATCAGTCCAGAGATAGCCTTTATGATAGGAATTCAAAAGCAGGATATGGAATGAATCCTCACTCCATAAAGGTGCATTTATGAGAATGGCTGATAGAAGAGTGGCGATGTATATTCCTAACCTCAATGATACTCCTTGCTCTGATACTATATATTTTCGGCCAAAGAGTCCGGTATTTAAAGTGCGACTATATTTGACTAGTCCGCATTTACCGGTTTAAATACAAGAGTAATGGAAAGCGGCATACTGATATTCAACAGGAAATTGAGGAAATGGGTTCTTTTCTCCATGATCCTTCTCTGCAATTTCGCTATTCTATTTCTCTTTCTGCTGGGAAGAGGGAATTTCAATCTCCCCGACAGCTGGCAAATGCAGTTTCTGGCCATTCTGATCGCCAACCTGATTTCCTCTCTCGTCATTTTCATCATACCGGCGAAAGGGACTTTTCTGGCGTTTATCTATATGTTCCAGCTGGGCTGCAAATATCTGATGACCAAGCCCTTCAGCCAGAACATCTGGTTCGAGTTTTTTCTGCTGCTGATTATGATGCTCGAAGGAATCCATCTGTTATCCACTGCGGAGCTGACGTTTCTATCCTTCATTCTGATGATGACGACTCTGCTGACGGATCACAACGACACCTTATGGGGCATGGAACCGGTGCCCCGAACCTGGGAGCTGAAACTGTCCCTGTTCATTCTCATTCTCATTATAGCCGGTCTGAGCATTATCATAAAAATCGCCTATGATCTGCTGATCGCCCATAAGGAAGTGATCAACAACCAGAAGCTGGTTATACGGAAACTGACGACAGCCAACCAGGGCCTTCAGCAGTACGCCAATCTGGCGGAAGAGAAAAGCATCATTAACGAAAGACTGAAAATGACAAGGGAAATCCACGACACAGTAGGTTATACACTGACCAATCTGCTCATGATGCTCGAAGCCAGCACGGACCTGATAAAAACCGATCCGGTTAAGCTGGAAAAACTGCTCCATCAGGCTCTCGGGATCATCAAAACGGGCCATGAGGACATCCGCCAGGCTTTGAGGGTTCTGAGAAACACGAAACTGAAAAAGTCGGGAAGCATAGAAGCGATAAAAAACCTGACCGACATTTTCCGCGAATCGACCGGCGTCGAAGTGCGCGTCGAGTACGGGAATCTTCCCCGGGCACTGGGGCGGAATGTGGACCATACGATCTACCGTTTCCTCCAGGAGGGGATGACCAACGCCCTGACCCACGGGGACGCGAAAAATATAGATATACATTTCTGGCTTAACGATAATATAATCCATATCAATGTGGAAGACGACGGCAGGGGAAGCCTGAACATCGAGCAGGGGATCGGATTGAAAGGGATGTCCGAACGGCTGGCTGAAGTGGGCGGCACCCTCGATTACGGCAATACCTACCTCGGTTTTTCCCTCAGCGCCAAAATTCCCTGGGAGAACGATGACTAAAACAAAAATTCTCATTGTAGATGATCAGCTGCTCTTCGCCGAAAGCCTGAAGACCGTGCTGGAAACCAGAAGCGACGACCTGGAAGTGGTCAGTATCGCCGCCAACGGAAAGGAAGCTGTCCATATGGCGGAGATACACAGTCCCCGCATCATCCTTATGGATATCCGCATGCCGGAGATGAACGGCGTGGAAGCGTTAAAAATCATCAAAGAAAAACATCCGTCTATCATCGTCATCATGCTGACGACTTTCGACGATGACAATTACATTCACAATGCTCTTAAAAACGGCGCCACCGGCTATCTGCTGAAAAACACTCCGCCGGAAAAGCTCATTTCTTCGATCAGAGCGGCTGAAAGCGGACTGGTGCTTATCTCCCCTTCCATAATCGAACATCTCACCCATGACTCCCCTCTTCCCGAATTACCGAAAGAGAAACCCGCCTGGATGTCGGAACTGAGCAACAGGGAAAAACAGGTTTTGAAACTGATCACGGGCGGGATGAATAACAGGGAAATCGCCGATGAACTGTTTATAGCCGAACAGACGGTGAAAAATCATGTGAGCCTGATATATTCCAAACTCGGAACACATGACAGAATGCAGGCTATCAGAATCGCCAGGGACTTTATCTGAAAATTCAGTACTAAAACCGGTACTTCCGTACCTTCTTTTACCGTGAAAACAGCTTGATAATAGATCAAGAACATTAAAAATGTAAAAGGAGTTACTATGGAACTTGTAAAAAGAAGTATCCTGACAATGCTCGTTCTGCTTCTGGCCGGATCAATGGCTTTTGCCGGTGGGCAGCAGGGATCATCAGAAGGTGACGGCGAAAAGGTGAAACTGGTATTCACCAGCTGGAGAACCGAAGACATCGAAAGAATGAACCGGATCAATTCCCAGTTCACAAAAGAAAACCCCAATATCGTCATCGATTTCCAGCCCGTTAAAGATACGGAATACGATGCGCAGCTGAAACAGTCTCTCGCTGCAGGTGTCGGCGCGGACATAATCTTTCTCCGGTCCTATGATTCCGGGTATCAGATTTACAAAACCGACTCTCTTATGGAACTCAATTCCATGTTGCCCGAACTGAAGGATTTCCCCTCGGCAGCCGTTGCGGCATGGGCGACTCCCGATAAGGTAAGCTACGCCATCCCCGCGGCCGGCGTTGTGCACGGTGTTTACTACCGCAAGAGCATCTTCGACAAATACGGACTGAAAGTTCCCGCCACATGGGACGAGTTCATGACAGTTTGCGAAACTCTCAAAGCCGGCGGTGAAACAGTATTCGCTCAGGGAACAAAAGACAACTGGATGCTTTACGAAGTTATGTACTCCGGACTCGGAGCCAACTTCTACGGCGGAGAAGAAGCCAGACAGGCCCTCATGAATAAGACTGCGCGATTCACTGATGACAACTTCGTACTGGCCATGGAAAAAATGAAAGAACTCCAGCCCTACTTCCCCGAAAGATTCGAAGGGATCGACTAT
This window of the Spirochaeta isovalerica genome carries:
- a CDS encoding sensor histidine kinase, which translates into the protein MESGILIFNRKLRKWVLFSMILLCNFAILFLFLLGRGNFNLPDSWQMQFLAILIANLISSLVIFIIPAKGTFLAFIYMFQLGCKYLMTKPFSQNIWFEFFLLLIMMLEGIHLLSTAELTFLSFILMMTTLLTDHNDTLWGMEPVPRTWELKLSLFILILIIAGLSIIIKIAYDLLIAHKEVINNQKLVIRKLTTANQGLQQYANLAEEKSIINERLKMTREIHDTVGYTLTNLLMMLEASTDLIKTDPVKLEKLLHQALGIIKTGHEDIRQALRVLRNTKLKKSGSIEAIKNLTDIFRESTGVEVRVEYGNLPRALGRNVDHTIYRFLQEGMTNALTHGDAKNIDIHFWLNDNIIHINVEDDGRGSLNIEQGIGLKGMSERLAEVGGTLDYGNTYLGFSLSAKIPWENDD
- a CDS encoding response regulator, giving the protein MTKTKILIVDDQLLFAESLKTVLETRSDDLEVVSIAANGKEAVHMAEIHSPRIILMDIRMPEMNGVEALKIIKEKHPSIIVIMLTTFDDDNYIHNALKNGATGYLLKNTPPEKLISSIRAAESGLVLISPSIIEHLTHDSPLPELPKEKPAWMSELSNREKQVLKLITGGMNNREIADELFIAEQTVKNHVSLIYSKLGTHDRMQAIRIARDFI
- a CDS encoding ABC transporter substrate-binding protein; this translates as MELVKRSILTMLVLLLAGSMAFAGGQQGSSEGDGEKVKLVFTSWRTEDIERMNRINSQFTKENPNIVIDFQPVKDTEYDAQLKQSLAAGVGADIIFLRSYDSGYQIYKTDSLMELNSMLPELKDFPSAAVAAWATPDKVSYAIPAAGVVHGVYYRKSIFDKYGLKVPATWDEFMTVCETLKAGGETVFAQGTKDNWMLYEVMYSGLGANFYGGEEARQALMNKTARFTDDNFVLAMEKMKELQPYFPERFEGIDYVTMQQIFGTGNAAMFMGGSWEIGIFEDLGGLDDVGYFAPPLAEKGDTLQYCFHVDAGIGFNKNTKYPEELKTYMKWLASSEYAQLYMNELPGFFSYTPGSYTLSNDLAKQMQSYVAKSVPTVRTVWEKLSAQAPSGNELVGEAIQMMYANELTPEEACKFVDDGLSWYY